A genomic segment from Leptolyngbya boryana PCC 6306 encodes:
- a CDS encoding histone deacetylase family protein yields MEKFKKLYELLLSDRVADLDQFHVPDRPAQDWIELVHTADYVNAYCSGTLDAKAQRRIGLPWSSELVNRTCTAVGGTILTAQLALKCGLACNTAGGTHHAFPSYGSGFCIFNDLAIASRVLQKLGLVEKILIVDLDVHQGDGTAFIFQSDPSVFTFSMHCEINFPGTKQQSDLDVPLKEGMEDDEYLQVLDQYLPDLLSEVKPDLVFYDAGVDPHFGDRLGKLALTDSGLYRREMQVLTTCVGRGYPVACVIGGGYAEDMDALVYRHSIVHRAASDVYRHARL; encoded by the coding sequence ATGGAGAAATTTAAGAAACTTTACGAGCTATTGTTAAGCGATCGAGTGGCTGATCTCGATCAGTTTCATGTTCCCGATCGTCCTGCTCAAGATTGGATCGAGCTTGTTCATACTGCCGATTATGTGAATGCGTATTGTTCTGGAACGCTGGATGCAAAGGCTCAAAGACGAATTGGCTTGCCTTGGAGTTCAGAATTGGTGAATCGAACTTGTACGGCAGTCGGTGGAACAATTTTGACAGCGCAGCTTGCTTTGAAATGTGGTCTTGCTTGCAATACGGCGGGGGGAACTCATCACGCATTTCCGAGCTATGGATCGGGATTTTGTATCTTTAATGATTTAGCGATCGCGTCTCGCGTTTTGCAGAAATTAGGGTTAGTTGAAAAAATTCTGATTGTTGATCTCGATGTGCATCAAGGAGATGGAACGGCGTTTATTTTTCAATCTGATCCGAGTGTATTTACGTTCTCGATGCATTGTGAAATTAATTTTCCTGGAACGAAGCAGCAGAGTGATTTAGATGTTCCTCTAAAAGAAGGAATGGAAGATGACGAATATTTGCAAGTTTTGGATCAGTATCTTCCTGATTTACTTTCTGAAGTGAAGCCGGATTTAGTTTTTTATGATGCAGGTGTTGATCCGCATTTCGGAGATCGATTAGGCAAGCTAGCCCTGACGGATTCTGGATTGTATCGCCGGGAAATGCAGGTCTTAACGACTTGTGTAGGGCGAGGCTATCCGGTCGCTTGTGTGATTGGAGGTGGATATGCTGAGGATATGGATGCTTTGGTTTACCGACATTCGATCGTGCATCGTGCTGCGAGTGATGTGTATCGACACGCTCGGCTTTGA
- a CDS encoding glycoside hydrolase family 3 N-terminal domain-containing protein, translated as MASFLPNLDTLTLPQQVAQMVVVRASGFLFDHQIQYPIWEPPAATLEHWVKDLGVGGVILLGASAGEIALRTQQLQNWASTPLLICADVEEGVGQRFSGATWFPPPMSIAEIAKRDLPLACHYAEQMGSITAEESLAIGLNWLLSPTVDVNNNPNNPVINVRAFGETPEIVSELAKAFIRGAHQHPILTTAKHFPGHGDTAVDSHLELPLIPHDRARLEAIEFPPFRNAVSAGVDVVMSAHLQVPALDPNYPATLSPKVLTDELRQNLGFEGVIVTDALVMGAIANRYGTAEACVLAVEAGADIMLMPLEPEKAIDAVCEAVEAGRIDRDRIRASVERIWRAKQKACIPEIPSEEGHAWENLASLPLETNDLTQKIAQPEMLATNAQLLRDSMRVYQPNPSRLVTLSGVGQNIVVVDSILDCEFLGRTAPAIAVPSQFGFTQTQIIDRHTPYIDLSTRDASPSVLQLFIRGNPFRGIAGLTQAAQDWFTYLLNTDQLYAIVVYGSPYVLDRFIPQLPSDVPYVFSYGQMQSAQAISLEALFGSPSKVAIGQFI; from the coding sequence ATGGCTTCTTTTCTTCCCAATCTCGACACACTTACCCTGCCTCAGCAAGTTGCTCAGATGGTAGTTGTCAGAGCATCCGGATTTCTATTTGATCACCAAATCCAATATCCAATCTGGGAACCCCCCGCGGCTACGCTAGAACACTGGGTCAAAGATTTGGGTGTAGGAGGTGTGATCTTATTGGGTGCGAGTGCTGGAGAAATTGCTCTGAGAACTCAGCAGCTTCAAAACTGGGCATCAACGCCATTACTGATTTGTGCCGATGTAGAAGAAGGAGTCGGACAGCGATTCTCAGGTGCAACTTGGTTTCCGCCCCCCATGTCGATCGCTGAAATTGCCAAACGCGATCTTCCACTCGCCTGTCACTATGCCGAACAGATGGGAAGCATCACTGCAGAGGAAAGTTTAGCGATCGGCTTAAATTGGCTGCTATCTCCTACAGTCGATGTCAATAACAATCCGAATAATCCAGTGATCAATGTGCGGGCATTCGGTGAAACGCCTGAGATTGTCAGTGAATTAGCAAAAGCATTTATTCGAGGCGCACATCAACATCCGATTCTGACGACTGCAAAACATTTTCCCGGACATGGCGATACAGCCGTTGATTCGCATCTCGAATTGCCACTGATTCCGCACGATCGAGCAAGATTAGAAGCAATTGAATTTCCGCCGTTTAGGAATGCAGTCTCTGCGGGTGTCGATGTTGTGATGAGTGCTCACTTACAGGTTCCCGCACTCGATCCGAACTATCCTGCTACACTTTCGCCCAAAGTTCTCACAGATGAATTGCGGCAGAATTTAGGATTTGAAGGTGTGATTGTCACAGATGCTTTAGTTATGGGTGCGATCGCGAATCGCTATGGAACAGCAGAAGCGTGCGTTTTAGCCGTCGAAGCTGGAGCCGATATTATGCTGATGCCATTAGAGCCAGAAAAAGCGATCGATGCTGTTTGTGAAGCAGTCGAAGCAGGACGGATTGATCGCGATCGCATTCGTGCATCTGTTGAAAGGATCTGGCGAGCGAAGCAGAAAGCTTGTATCCCAGAGATTCCGTCTGAAGAAGGTCATGCTTGGGAAAATCTTGCTTCATTGCCTTTAGAGACGAATGATCTGACTCAAAAGATTGCTCAGCCTGAGATGCTAGCAACTAATGCTCAGTTACTTCGAGATTCGATGCGAGTCTATCAGCCGAATCCATCGCGATTAGTAACTTTGTCGGGTGTGGGGCAAAACATTGTAGTCGTAGATAGCATTCTCGATTGTGAGTTCTTAGGTCGAACAGCTCCCGCGATCGCAGTTCCGTCTCAGTTCGGATTCACTCAGACTCAGATTATCGATCGACATACGCCGTACATTGATTTGAGTACTCGCGATGCAAGTCCATCTGTCTTGCAGCTATTCATCCGAGGCAATCCATTTCGAGGGATTGCTGGACTAACACAAGCAGCACAAGATTGGTTTACTTACTTGCTCAATACTGATCAACTTTATGCGATCGTAGTTTATGGCAGTCCTTATGTCCTCGATCGTTTTATTCCACAGTTACCATCTGATGTTCCCTATGTGTTTAGCTATGGGCAAATGCAATCTGCACAAGCGATCTCATTAGAGGCTTTGTTTGGATCTCCTTCCAAAGTAGCAATTGGGCAATTCATATAG
- the glsA gene encoding glutaminase A, whose amino-acid sequence MTIEPITAPDVHPIQEVLNQVHEKYRSLNLGTPATYIPELAKTDPKLFGICIVTVDGEQFSVGDAEQLFTIQSISKVFVHGLALEDHGREQVLSKVGVEPTGDAFNAIVLDEQSKRPYNPMVNAGAIATTSLIKGQGASERLNRMLAMFERYIGHESYIDMPTFMSERTTGFRNRAMAYLMRNFGMIDDRIDESLDLYFQQCSLMVNCCDLATMAATLANQGKNPRTGVQAVPSRYVRDMLSVMYMCGMYNYSGEWAYRVGLPAKSGVSGGLMVVVPGRLGLGIFSPPLDERGNSVRGVKVCEDLSEQFGLHLFECEERS is encoded by the coding sequence ATGACGATCGAACCTATAACCGCCCCAGACGTTCACCCGATTCAGGAGGTCTTGAATCAGGTTCATGAAAAGTATCGATCGCTCAATTTAGGAACTCCAGCGACCTATATTCCTGAACTGGCAAAAACAGACCCAAAGTTGTTTGGAATTTGCATTGTCACTGTGGATGGAGAGCAGTTTTCGGTAGGCGATGCTGAGCAATTGTTTACCATTCAATCAATCTCTAAGGTATTTGTGCATGGGCTAGCACTTGAAGATCATGGGAGGGAACAGGTGCTTTCTAAAGTTGGAGTCGAACCCACGGGGGATGCTTTTAATGCGATCGTGCTAGATGAACAGTCGAAGCGTCCTTACAATCCGATGGTAAATGCAGGCGCGATCGCGACGACGAGTTTGATTAAAGGTCAGGGTGCATCAGAGCGGCTCAATCGAATGTTGGCAATGTTTGAGCGCTATATCGGACATGAGAGCTACATTGATATGCCAACGTTTATGTCTGAGCGAACGACTGGATTTCGGAATCGAGCGATGGCTTATCTGATGCGGAACTTTGGCATGATTGACGATCGCATTGATGAGTCTTTGGATCTCTACTTTCAGCAATGCTCTTTGATGGTGAATTGCTGTGATTTAGCTACGATGGCAGCGACTCTAGCAAATCAGGGAAAAAATCCGCGCACTGGAGTTCAAGCTGTGCCGTCTCGCTATGTTCGGGATATGCTCAGCGTGATGTATATGTGTGGAATGTACAACTATTCCGGAGAGTGGGCATATCGAGTTGGATTGCCTGCCAAAAGTGGGGTAAGCGGTGGATTGATGGTGGTCGTTCCGGGGAGGTTAGGGCTTGGGATTTTTTCGCCCCCGTTAGATGAGCGGGGAAATAGTGTGCGGGGAGTTAAGGTGTGTGAGGATCTTTCTGAGCAGTTTGGATTACACTTGTTTGAGTGTGAAGAGAGATCGTAG
- a CDS encoding phosphotransferase enzyme family protein produces the protein MVNHYSPEHLLKIAQKFTSQSIREVRALGNGNINDTFLVALETSQFVLQRMNTQVFRQPEWVMQNMCVCTQHICDRLPTLNLDRRWETPQVIFTNEKQDHYLEEDSFWRAISFIENSRSYDTIQNLSQAEEIGYALGLFHCLVSDLPPEKLLDTLEGFHITPLYLQQYDRALSNSTVSRTPEVNYCLKFVSDRQAWAQVLENAKHSGKLKLRLMHGDPKINNIMFDTQTNQAVSVIDLDTVKPGLIHYDIGDCLRSGCNAIGEETQAWETVRFEPDLCEGILRGYVRIAKTFLTEQDYAYLFDAIRLITFELGLRFFTDYLMGNRYFKVNYPDHNLVRALVQFKLAESIESQEPAICAIVEDLR, from the coding sequence ATGGTAAATCATTACTCCCCCGAACATCTGCTCAAGATTGCACAGAAATTCACATCGCAATCGATTCGCGAAGTTCGAGCATTGGGAAACGGCAATATTAACGATACCTTTTTAGTTGCACTGGAAACGTCGCAATTTGTCTTGCAGCGAATGAATACGCAAGTCTTTCGCCAGCCTGAATGGGTGATGCAGAATATGTGTGTCTGCACTCAACACATTTGCGATCGACTTCCCACGCTGAATCTAGATCGACGTTGGGAAACGCCACAAGTGATTTTCACCAACGAGAAGCAAGACCATTATTTAGAAGAAGACTCGTTTTGGAGAGCCATTAGTTTTATTGAAAATTCTCGATCGTATGACACCATTCAGAATCTCAGTCAAGCCGAAGAGATTGGTTATGCTTTAGGACTGTTTCATTGTTTAGTCAGTGATTTACCTCCTGAAAAGCTCTTAGATACGCTAGAAGGATTTCACATCACGCCGCTTTATTTGCAACAGTACGATCGCGCATTATCAAATTCCACCGTTTCTCGCACGCCAGAAGTCAACTATTGTTTGAAATTTGTCAGCGATCGCCAAGCTTGGGCACAGGTTTTAGAAAATGCGAAACACTCAGGAAAATTAAAACTGCGACTGATGCATGGCGATCCTAAGATCAATAACATCATGTTCGACACCCAAACAAACCAAGCCGTGAGTGTGATTGACCTCGACACTGTAAAACCTGGCTTGATTCACTACGATATTGGCGATTGTCTGCGCTCAGGCTGTAATGCGATCGGCGAAGAAACCCAAGCCTGGGAGACGGTAAGATTTGAACCTGATCTATGCGAGGGAATTTTACGAGGCTATGTCAGGATTGCAAAAACGTTTCTCACAGAACAGGACTATGCCTATTTGTTTGATGCTATTCGCTTAATCACATTTGAATTAGGGCTAAGATTCTTCACCGACTATCTCATGGGCAATCGTTACTTCAAGGTGAACTATCCAGACCATAACTTAGTGCGTGCCTTGGTGCAGTTCAAGTTAGCAGAGAGCATTGAATCTCAAGAACCAGCCATTTGTGCGATCGTGGAGGACTTACGATGA
- a CDS encoding DOMON-like domain-containing protein yields the protein MKHFTLHPFDADSDLKLSGSISRSNNRLRLTYDLFDERSQVFIPAAKSPTRQNNLWQTTCFEFFLGVQNSPQYWEFNLSPSGDWNIYRFENYRTGMQEELKFTSLPFEINVKAKQVSLTIELDLNSIVQPDQPLDVSITTVIETSPQNITYWALQHCGTEADFHLRESFVLKL from the coding sequence ATGAAGCATTTTACTCTCCACCCTTTTGATGCAGACTCGGATCTCAAACTGTCAGGGAGCATTTCTCGATCGAACAATCGATTGCGCCTGACTTACGATCTATTCGACGAACGCTCTCAAGTGTTCATTCCTGCCGCAAAATCGCCAACCCGTCAGAATAATCTATGGCAGACCACCTGCTTTGAGTTTTTTCTCGGTGTCCAGAACTCCCCACAATATTGGGAATTTAACCTTTCTCCAAGCGGCGATTGGAATATCTATCGCTTTGAAAATTATCGAACAGGAATGCAGGAAGAACTCAAATTTACATCACTTCCCTTTGAGATAAATGTGAAAGCCAAGCAAGTTTCACTCACAATTGAACTTGATCTTAATTCGATCGTCCAGCCCGATCAACCTCTTGATGTTTCAATTACTACAGTCATTGAAACATCGCCTCAAAATATTACATATTGGGCACTTCAGCACTGTGGAACTGAAGCAGACTTCCATCTTCGAGAAAGCTTCGTGCTAAAACTTTAA
- a CDS encoding helix-turn-helix domain-containing protein encodes MTKSLQRIEQDDWINQPVGRPKTINDQYLDRLKELVSHSPKQFGYPFDRWTAQWLRKHLLQETGVAISDRHINRLLKQMGLSTRANLHRQRFDTSASASN; translated from the coding sequence ATGACAAAAAGTTTGCAGCGAATTGAGCAAGACGATTGGATTAATCAGCCTGTCGGTCGTCCAAAGACGATCAATGATCAATATTTAGATCGCTTAAAAGAATTAGTCAGTCATAGCCCAAAACAGTTCGGCTATCCGTTCGATCGCTGGACAGCCCAGTGGCTCAGAAAACATTTGTTACAAGAAACCGGAGTCGCGATTAGCGATCGACATATTAATCGCCTATTAAAACAGATGGGCTTATCGACTCGTGCAAACCTGCACCGCCAGCGTTTCGACACTTCAGCGAGCGCTTCAAACTGA
- the psbA gene encoding photosystem II q(b) protein, which translates to MTTTLQRRESANLWAQFCNWVTSTENRLYVGWFGVLMIPTLLAATICYIIAFIAAPPVDIDGIREPVAGSLLYGNNIISGAVVPSSNAIGLHFYPIWEAASLDEWLYNGGPYQLVVFHFLIGVFCYMGREWELSYRLGMRPWICVAYSAPVAAATAVFLIYPIGQGSFSDGMPLGISGTFNFMLVFQAEHNILMHPFHMLGVAGVFGGSLFSAMHGSLVTSSLVRETTEVESQNYGYKFGQEEETYNIVAAHGYFGRLIFQYASFNNSRALHFFLGAWPVVGIWFTALGVSTMAFNLNGFNFNQSIIDSQGRVVSTWSDVINRANLGMEVMHERNAHNFPLDLAAGEVAPVAMSAPAING; encoded by the coding sequence ATGACAACGACCTTACAGAGACGCGAAAGCGCAAACCTGTGGGCGCAGTTCTGCAACTGGGTCACCTCCACCGAAAACCGCCTGTATGTAGGCTGGTTCGGCGTATTGATGATCCCCACCTTGCTGGCTGCAACCATCTGCTACATCATCGCCTTCATCGCTGCTCCTCCTGTGGACATCGACGGCATCCGTGAACCTGTTGCAGGTTCCTTGCTCTACGGCAACAACATCATCTCTGGTGCAGTTGTTCCTTCCTCGAACGCAATTGGCTTGCACTTCTACCCAATTTGGGAAGCAGCATCCTTAGATGAGTGGTTGTACAACGGTGGTCCTTACCAACTCGTCGTATTCCACTTCTTGATCGGCGTCTTCTGCTACATGGGACGTGAGTGGGAACTTTCCTACCGTCTCGGCATGCGTCCTTGGATCTGTGTTGCATACTCTGCACCTGTTGCAGCAGCAACCGCAGTCTTCTTGATCTACCCGATTGGACAAGGATCGTTCTCCGACGGTATGCCCCTCGGAATCTCTGGAACCTTCAACTTCATGTTGGTCTTCCAAGCAGAGCACAACATCTTGATGCACCCGTTCCACATGTTGGGCGTAGCTGGTGTATTCGGTGGTAGCTTGTTCTCGGCAATGCACGGTTCGTTGGTCACTTCTTCGTTGGTACGTGAGACCACTGAAGTTGAGAGCCAAAACTACGGTTACAAGTTTGGACAAGAAGAAGAGACCTACAACATCGTTGCAGCGCACGGCTACTTCGGACGGTTGATCTTCCAATACGCATCGTTCAACAACTCTCGCGCACTGCACTTCTTCTTGGGTGCATGGCCGGTCGTCGGCATCTGGTTCACCGCATTGGGTGTGTCCACGATGGCGTTCAACTTGAACGGATTCAACTTCAACCAATCGATCATCGACTCGCAAGGTCGTGTAGTGAGCACCTGGTCTGATGTAATCAACCGTGCGAACCTGGGTATGGAAGTGATGCACGAGCGTAACGCTCACAACTTCCCGCTCGACTTGGCTGCTGGTGAAGTTGCACCTGTTGCAATGAGCGCACCTGCAATCAACGGTTAA